From one Passer domesticus isolate bPasDom1 chromosome 15, bPasDom1.hap1, whole genome shotgun sequence genomic stretch:
- the CPPED1 gene encoding serine/threonine-protein phosphatase CPPED1 isoform X2, translating into MKKQRLPMLLDKGLLRLADAEYQWKGPFYFIQGADPQFGLMKAWTHGDTDNGDDEWGEEIKLAEQAVQAVNKLDPKPKFFVLCGDLVHGMPGTRWKKNQEQDLKDVLKNTDQDIPLVFVSGNHDIGNTPSRETIDDYCQNWGDDYFSFWVGGVFFLVLNSQLYFDSSKCPELRQAQDAWLDEQLAVAANQKCKHIIVFQHIPLFLSKPDEDDDYFNLGKSVRQEIMEKFHKAGIRAVFSGHYHRNAGGSYKGLEMVVSSAIGCQLGQDTHGLRVVVVTEDKVVHRYYSLTELGSHGIEKELLDMLAKQK; encoded by the exons aTGCTGAGTACCAATGGAAGGGGCCCTTCTACTTCATCCAAGGAGCAGATCCTCAGTTTGGACTGATGAAAGCTTGGACACATGGAGACACTGATAATGGAGATGATGAATGgggagaagaaattaaattagcAGAGCAAGCAGTGCAGGCTGTTAACAAACTAGACCCTAAACCCAAATTTTTTGTGCTGTGTGGAGACCTTGTCCATGGAATGCCAG gaacccgatggaaaaaaaaccaagagcAAGATTTAAAGGATGTTCTGAAAAACACTGACCAGGACATACCACTGGTATTCGTCAGTGGGAACCATGACATTGGCAATACTCCATCCAGAGAAACCATAGATGATTATTGCCAGAACTGGGGAGATGACTACTTCAGCTTTTGGGTTGGAggtgttttctttcttgtgttGAATTCTCAGCTATACTTTGATTCTTCCAAGTGCCCTGAGTTAAGGCAAGCCCAGGATGCCTGGCTCGATGAgcagctggctgtggctgcaaaCCAGAAATGCAAGCATATAATTGTATTTCAGCACATCCCTCTGTTTCTGAGCAAACCTGATGAAGATGACGATTACTTCAACTTGGGAAAATCAGTTCGTCAGGAGATAATGGAAAAGTTTCATAAAGCAG gCATTAGAGCTGTATTTTCTGGGCATTACCACAGGAATGCTGGAGGGTCCTACAAAGGCCTGGAAATGGTGGTGTCATCAGCTATAGGATGTCAGCTGGGACAGGATACACACGGGCTTCGAGTGGTGGTTGTGACCGAGGACAAGGTGGTGCACAGATACTACAGCTTAACTGAACTGGGCAGCCATGGCAtagagaaggagctgctggataTGCTTGCTAAGCAAAAGTAG
- the CPPED1 gene encoding serine/threonine-protein phosphatase CPPED1 isoform X1, with translation MAAEGSVFLRARGRTLTAFRADAEYQWKGPFYFIQGADPQFGLMKAWTHGDTDNGDDEWGEEIKLAEQAVQAVNKLDPKPKFFVLCGDLVHGMPGTRWKKNQEQDLKDVLKNTDQDIPLVFVSGNHDIGNTPSRETIDDYCQNWGDDYFSFWVGGVFFLVLNSQLYFDSSKCPELRQAQDAWLDEQLAVAANQKCKHIIVFQHIPLFLSKPDEDDDYFNLGKSVRQEIMEKFHKAGIRAVFSGHYHRNAGGSYKGLEMVVSSAIGCQLGQDTHGLRVVVVTEDKVVHRYYSLTELGSHGIEKELLDMLAKQK, from the exons aTGCTGAGTACCAATGGAAGGGGCCCTTCTACTTCATCCAAGGAGCAGATCCTCAGTTTGGACTGATGAAAGCTTGGACACATGGAGACACTGATAATGGAGATGATGAATGgggagaagaaattaaattagcAGAGCAAGCAGTGCAGGCTGTTAACAAACTAGACCCTAAACCCAAATTTTTTGTGCTGTGTGGAGACCTTGTCCATGGAATGCCAG gaacccgatggaaaaaaaaccaagagcAAGATTTAAAGGATGTTCTGAAAAACACTGACCAGGACATACCACTGGTATTCGTCAGTGGGAACCATGACATTGGCAATACTCCATCCAGAGAAACCATAGATGATTATTGCCAGAACTGGGGAGATGACTACTTCAGCTTTTGGGTTGGAggtgttttctttcttgtgttGAATTCTCAGCTATACTTTGATTCTTCCAAGTGCCCTGAGTTAAGGCAAGCCCAGGATGCCTGGCTCGATGAgcagctggctgtggctgcaaaCCAGAAATGCAAGCATATAATTGTATTTCAGCACATCCCTCTGTTTCTGAGCAAACCTGATGAAGATGACGATTACTTCAACTTGGGAAAATCAGTTCGTCAGGAGATAATGGAAAAGTTTCATAAAGCAG gCATTAGAGCTGTATTTTCTGGGCATTACCACAGGAATGCTGGAGGGTCCTACAAAGGCCTGGAAATGGTGGTGTCATCAGCTATAGGATGTCAGCTGGGACAGGATACACACGGGCTTCGAGTGGTGGTTGTGACCGAGGACAAGGTGGTGCACAGATACTACAGCTTAACTGAACTGGGCAGCCATGGCAtagagaaggagctgctggataTGCTTGCTAAGCAAAAGTAG